A window from Xiphophorus maculatus strain JP 163 A chromosome 17, X_maculatus-5.0-male, whole genome shotgun sequence encodes these proteins:
- the sema3c gene encoding semaphorin-3C — MAFSLLALFFLISSVSSLPQPVPRVFLSFGDLKGSQSFEHFSISDKAMDYRILHMDEDQDRMYVGCKDHVLSMDLNNITHGTLKLFWPASTSKIQECQMAGKDSTHGCGNFVRVVQPYNRTHLFMCGSGAYSPVCVYINRGRRPEEQVFYVDSEMESGKGRCSFNPQVNTVSVMINQELFSGMYIDFMGTDAAIFRSLTKRNAVRTDQHNSKWLSEPVFIDAQLIPDGTDPNDAKLYFFFRERLTDNDGNTKNIHTLVARVCPNDTGGQRSLVNKWTTFLKARMVCSVLEDDGTETHFDELESVFLLETDQPKGLLVFGVFTSTSSVFKGSAVCAYNMADILTVFNGPFAHRDGPNFQWVAFQGRIPYPRPGTCPGGAFTPDIHTTKEFPDDVVNFVRNHPVMFNAIYPVGRRPLVVRTGASYRYTAVAVDQVMAADGNYQVLFLGTDKGTIQKVIVLPGNRSLHGDLVLEELEVFKNQAPVTNLRISSKKQQLYVSSEFGVSQVSLHRCHAYGSACADCCLARDPYCAWDGLSCSRFYPTGKRRSRRQDIMHGNPLTQCRGFNLKAYRNAAEMVQYGVKNNTTFLECVPKFPQASIRWIIQRDNDRRKEVKLNDRVLSTEHGLLIRSVQQSDRGLYYCLTTENGFKRTVAKIRLHVLSDAMVSVLADKQHAPWAWARAAHPKALLAAFSPAENLAVQQYCKERKDFQKLQQRQQQQPPGPLRGDLAKLRPLLDRRKSRNRRNHLPEV; from the exons ATCTGAAGGGATCGCAGTCGTTTGAACACTTCAGTATATCTGACAAGGCCATGGACTACAGGATCCTGCACATGGATGAGGACCAGGACAGGATGTATGTGGGCTGCAAGGACCATGTTCTCTCCATGGACCTCAACAACATCACCCATGGCACACTTAAG TTGTTTTGGCCTGCATCTACAAGCAAAATACAAGAATGTCAAATGGCAGGAAAGGACTCTACA CATGGCTGTGGGAATTTTGTCCGTGTGGTGCAGCCTTACAACAGAACTCATCTGTTTATGTGTGGCAGTGGAGCCTACAGCCCCGTCTGTGTGTACATCAACAGAGGCCGAAGACCAGAG GAACAAGTGTTTTATGTCGACTCGGAGATGGAATCGGGAAAAGGCAGGTGCTCCTTCAATCCTCAAGTCAACACCGTCTCTGTCATGATCA ATCAGGAGCTGTTCTCAGGCATGTACATCGACTTTATGGGGACAGATGCTGCCATCTTCAGGAGCCTGACCAAGAGAAATGCAGTCCGCACAGATCAGCATAACTCCAAGTGGCTCAGTG aacCAGTTTTTATTGATGCCCAGCTCATTCCAGACGGAACTGACCCAAACGATGCcaagttgtattttttcttccGCGAGAGGCTAACGGATAATGACGGGAACACTAAAAACATCCACACCTTGGTGGCCAGAGTGTGTCCT AATGACACCGGAGGGCAGCGCAGCCTCGTCAACAAGTGGACCACCTTCCTGAAAGCCAGGATGGTGTGTTCGGTTCTGGAGGACGACGGCACCGAAACGCACTTTGATGAACTAG AGAGTGTGTTTTTGCTGGAGACGGATCAGCCCAAAGGCTTGCTGGTGTTTGGAGTCTTCACATCCACAAG CTCCGTCTTCAAAGGGTCAGCAGTGTGTGcatacaacatggcggacatcCTGACCGTGTTCAACGGGCCGTTCGCTCACAGAGACGGACCCAACTTCCAGTGGGTGGCTTTCCAGGGGCGCATTCCCTACCCGAGGCCCGGGACA TGTCCAGGCGGAGCCTTCACTCCCGACATTCACACCACGAAGGAATTCCCAGATGATGTGGTGAACTTTGTCCGGAACCATCCGGTCATGTTCAACGCCATCTACCCGGTGGGACGGAGACCCCTGGTGGTCCGCACCGGCGCCAGCTACAGGTACACGGCGGTGGCGGTGGACCAGGTCATGGCTGCAGACGGGAACTACCAGGTGCTTTTCCTGGGAACAG ACAAAGGGACGATCCAGAAGGTGATTGTTCTGCCTGGCAACCGGTCCCTGCATGGCGATCTGgtcctggaggagctggaagtgTTTAAG AATCAAGCTCCTGTCACAAATTTGAGAATCTCGTCCAAAAAA CAACAGCTGTACGTCAGCTCTGAGTTCGGGGTCTCGCAGGTCTCCTTGCACCGTTGCCACGCCTACGGCTCGGCTTGTGCAGACTGCTGCCTCGCCAGGGACCCCTACTGCGCCTGGGACGGGCTGAGCTGCTCACGCTTCTACCCCACCGGGAAAAG gagAAGCAGGAGGCAGGATATAATGCACGGAAACCCACTCACTCAGTGTAGAGGATTCAACTTAAAAG CCTACAGGAACGCCGCAGAGATGGTGCAGTATGGCGTGAAAAACAACACCACCTTCCTGGAGTGCGTTCCAAAGTTTCCTCAGGCGTCCATTCGCTGGATCATTCAGAGGGACAACGACAGGAGGAAAGAG GTGAAGCTGAACGATCGGGTCCTCTCCACTGAGCACGGCCTCCTGATCCGCTCCGTCCAGCAGTCCGACCGCGGCCTCTACTACTGCCTGACCACCGAGAACGGCTTCAAGCGCACCGTCGCCAAGATCCGCCTGCACGTGCTGAGCGACGCCATGGTGAGCGTTCTGGCGGACAAGCAGCACGCGCCCTGGGCCTGGGCCCGCGCCGCGCACCCCAAAGCCCTGCTGGCCGCCTTCAGCCCCGCCGAGAATCTGGCCGTTCAGCAGTACTGCAAAGAGAGGAAGGACTtccagaagctgcagcagaggcagcagcagcagccacctGGGCCCCTCAGGGGGGACCTGGCCAAACTGAGGCCCCTATTGGACCGGAGGAAGAGCCGCAACAGACGCAATCACCTCCCTGAGGTGTGA